Genomic window (Tardiphaga sp. vice304):
CACGGCCGGCCGAGGAACCGGTGCCGGAGCCGCCGGCGAAGGCCTTCAACAGGCCGGACGTGCCGCCCTGCGCGGCCGCGCTGTAGGAATCGTCTGATATCTCGATGGTCCAGCCGCCGCGGCCGACCGGAATGCCGGCCAGGCTGGCTTCATATTTCGCGTCGAGCCGCCCCTGGGCCGCGGCGGGCGCCATAGCACCCAGCAAGCTCGTCAGAGCAAGGCCCGCCGTCAGCAGCACGAGGCGGGCGAAAAGCGGCTTTTCGACAAGGTTCACGTCGGCAATTCCTCGAGCGGCGCCCTGGCGGCGATGGACCGCGCGCGCGATCCACCGCTATACTGCCCAAGCAAGGCCGCGGATGTCGCGATAATTCCGGCTTGAATACGTCGATTATATGATTGAACTGCCACCGGAAACGGCGCGAGGCGCGCCGTGGCCGCTGCGGTAAAACAGCCGATCCCAGGCTAATTGCGCCCGGATATCTTGACGCTGCGGCCCAGCCGCCCTATAGGTCCGCGGTTCCTGAAAATGGACTTAGATTTACAACCCCTGCCTGGCAAAGGCTGGCGCGGGGATGAACAAGGATTTCGCCATGTCCCGCCGCTGCGAACTGACACTCAAGGGCCCCCAGGTCGGCCACAAGGTGAGCCACTCGAACCACAAGACCAAGCGCCGGTTCCTGCCGAACCTGGTCAATGTGACGTTCCTGTCGGACGCGCTCGGCCGTGGCGTGCGGATGCGCGTCTGCACCAACGCCGTGAAGTCGGTCGATCACCGCGGCGGCTTCGACGCCTATCTGATCAAGGCCAAGGAGAGCGAACTCTCCCAGAAGGCCGTGCTGCTCAAGCGCGCCATCGAGAAAAAGACCCCGGCCACTGAGGCCGCCCCAGTCAGCGTCGCGGAAGCGCCGGCTGCGTAAGGTTTGCGCCGGCAGCGTATAGCGGCTTCGAACTGCAGAATTTGAAAACGGCCGGATCGCAAGATCCGGCCGTTTTTGCGTTCAGATCCGTCAAGACAATTGCAATATACCTTAGCGAGAAGCTATCAGAGATTGCGCCCTTGTAGTTGACAAAGGCTTGAGTGATTTAGACGGGAGGATACGTGCTCGATTTTATCGTGAATCACCTTAGCCAGATCGGCAGTTTCGTCGGCGGCATATGCGCTGGCGCGGTTGGTGGATCTCTAGTCACATTCAAAGTCTCCCGAAAAAATCAGGCAGATGGATCGAGTTCCATTACGGACCAAACCGGAGCGCACGCTGGTGGGGATCTCGTAGGACGAGATAAGTCTACAATTCTTAAGCGGTAGAGCGCTCATGACGGGCGAAACGACTTCGGTGAGCGTCATTCAATCCAACGCGAGCGCGAAGGGACATATAGCAGGTCGCGACATAAACTCGACGATCATCAACAATGCCCCCCCGCGAGCGGCTGGCATAGTCGAGCAACTGCTTGAAAAGCTGGACGCGGAACTGCAGGGCGATCAGAAAACTCAGAATACGATCCATAAATTGCAGCGCTATTACTCCAACAAAGCTCACGACGGAATTAATGGCCTTGAAGCCAAACTTATACACGTTGGAAGAGAGACGGCATACGCCGACGCGATAGAGATGAAAGAAATGTTCGCGAAACTCCTTGAGCAATGGTCCTTGTATGCTTCCGCTCAGCAGATCTTTGTCTATCTGCTCGCAAGAGCCGAGCGCCATTTTAATGATCTCATTCTACCTCAAATCGCATCACTCGACGAAGCTGGCGTCAATAAAATGGTCAATGAACTTATTGTCGATGACCTGAGCCCCAAGCTTCATCCAGCGATGGGAAGAATCCTTTGATCATTTGAGCCTGTGTGGCTCGGTGATGCAACGGGACGGGGCGCGAGCCCCAAATCAGCTCATGCGGTCCGTCCCGTTGCATGTCGGACGCGTGGAGCTTGGCATAGGTAGCCGGTGGAAGATTGCCGATCGCGCTGTGAGGGCGGACGGTGTTGTAGTCGTCCTGCCATTCAGCAAGGACTTCGCGGGCATGGTTGAGGGACGAGAACAACGTCTCGTTCAGGAGTTCGTCGCGCAGGCGCCCATTGAAGCTTTCTACGAATGCGTTCTGCTGCGGCTTGCCTGGTGCGATGTAGTGCCATTCGATCCTGGTCTGCTGTGACCATCGCAAGATGGCCATGCTGGTAAATTCGGTACCGTTATCGCTGACGATCGTTAGCGGGGGACCACGCCGGGCGATCACCGCATCGAGCTCTCGGCCGACCCTTGTGCCCGAGAGCGACGTATCGGCAACCAATGCGATGCACTCGCGGGTGAAGTCGTCCACCACGGCCAGCATGCGGAAGCGCCGGCTGTCGGTCAGCGTGTCGCTGACAAAGTCGAGCGACCAGCGATGGTTGGGACCTTGGGGCAACGTCATCGGAGCCCTTGTTCCCAGCGCTTTCTTGCGACCACCACGCCGTCGAACCTGAAGCCGCTCCTCGGCGTACAGACGCCGCAGCTTCTTGTGATTGATCGAAACGCCATCGATGCGCAACAGTAGGAGCAGGCGACGGTAGCCAAACCGCCGTCTGATATTGGCCAGTTCGCGCAACCTCGCGCGAATGACAACATCGTCGGGCCGCACGCTGCGATAGCGTACCGAGGTTCGATCCGCTCCGATGACCGCACACGCCCGCCGCTGGCTGACCTCAAAACTTGAACAAAGGTGAGCCACAGCTTGTCGCTTCGCGACGGGCGTCATCATTTTTTTGAATTGAGATCCTTCAACATGGCGTTGTCGAGCATCGCTTCGGCCAGCAGCTTTTTTAGCTTGGCATTCTCGTCGGTCAGAACCTTCAGGCGGCGGGCCTCCGACACATCGAGCCCACCATACTTCGCCTTCCATTTGTAGAACGTCGCGCTGCTGATCCCGTGCTTGCGACAAACGTCCCCGGTCTTTGAGCCTGCCTCGTGCTCCCGCAGGATCGCGATGATCCGCTCTTCCGTGAACCTCGACTGCTTCATCTCCGTCTCCCTTCAGGTGACGGATTCTACCCATTTTTGGCGGAAGTTCAGGGGCTCAGGTCATCGAGCCGACCGTGAGTGAGTGCGGCGCAAGCGTATTTGAAATCGATCACAATACAGCATTAGGGATGGTCTATTGGTTGGCCGAACAGTGTTTCGTACGGTGGCACAGGTGAACCAACTAGTCTTCCAACCAGCGCTTGACCCGCTACACGCAGCTTTTCGCATCCTACGCCTACGCTCCATCTTATCGGAGTCTCCCCCGCTACACGTAGAACATGTTCGCATACTTGATTTTTTCCTTCTGTTCCCTTTCAGAATACGATCATTGCGACTTGCACCCTCGCATCAGCATTACAAAGCACTTGCAGAAAAATATGCACACCTAGCCCCCTACGGCGAACAGCCCGACTCCGAACTGCTCTTTGAGAGAATGAAGCCCATGCAAATTGCCGCCTTAGAAACGCTAGCGCTAAGAGGATACATCGATGAAGGTAGTTTTAAAGCAGGAATTTTTAAACCAACTCAGAACGAGATTCCAATTGAACTCGCCGACAGAATATCGCGCATCAATTACGAGCAATCTGACCTAGTCGATTTTTTAAGGATCCTCGCAACAGGCTACGATGTTTCAGGCGAGAACGGGCTGAAAGCCCGCAGTCAATTGATGGATTCTCGATATGACGCGATTTGAACCTACGCTGATAGTGAAGCGGTTGGTCGTAGAGCGACGCGAGGCGGTAGTTTACGACGAGCGTTTTCATGCAGGTGTCAACGTTGTTCGCGGAGAGAACTCCTCTGGAAAGTCCACAGTTCTAAACTTCATCTTCTATGGATTAGGTGGCGACCTCTCTGATTGGAGTGCCGTAGCTCGCCTGTGCTCAAGGGTAATTGTGGAGGTCAGCCTAAACGGACTTAGCGCGACGCTTAGCCGAGAGATATCTGAA
Coding sequences:
- a CDS encoding ABC-three component system middle component 5 codes for the protein MNQLVFQPALDPLHAAFRILRLRSILSESPPLHVEHVRILDFFLLFPFRIRSLRLAPSHQHYKALAEKYAHLAPYGEQPDSELLFERMKPMQIAALETLALRGYIDEGSFKAGIFKPTQNEIPIELADRISRINYEQSDLVDFLRILATGYDVSGENGLKARSQLMDSRYDAI
- a CDS encoding IS3 family transposase (programmed frameshift); the encoded protein is MKQSRFTEERIIAILREHEAGSKTGDVCRKHGISSATFYKWKAKYGGLDVSEARRLKVLTDENAKLKKLLAEAMLDNAMLKDLKFKKMMTPVAKRQAVAHLCSSFEVSQRRACAVIGADRTSVRYRSVRPDDVVIRARLRELANIRRRFGYRRLLLLLRIDGVSINHKKLRRLYAEERLQVRRRGGRKKALGTRAPMTLPQGPNHRWSLDFVSDTLTDSRRFRMLAVVDDFTRECIALVADTSLSGTRVGRELDAVIARRGPPLTIVSDNGTEFTSMAILRWSQQTRIEWHYIAPGKPQQNAFVESFNGRLRDELLNETLFSSLNHAREVLAEWQDDYNTVRPHSAIGNLPPATYAKLHASDMQRDGPHELIWGSRPVPLHHRATQAQMIKGFFPSLDEAWGSGHRQ
- the rpmB gene encoding 50S ribosomal protein L28, with amino-acid sequence MSRRCELTLKGPQVGHKVSHSNHKTKRRFLPNLVNVTFLSDALGRGVRMRVCTNAVKSVDHRGGFDAYLIKAKESELSQKAVLLKRAIEKKTPATEAAPVSVAEAPAA
- a CDS encoding ABC-three component system protein, translated to MEPTVSECGASVFEIDHNTALGMVYWLAEQCFVRWHR
- a CDS encoding ABC-three component system protein — translated: MTGETTSVSVIQSNASAKGHIAGRDINSTIINNAPPRAAGIVEQLLEKLDAELQGDQKTQNTIHKLQRYYSNKAHDGINGLEAKLIHVGRETAYADAIEMKEMFAKLLEQWSLYASAQQIFVYLLARAERHFNDLILPQIASLDEAGVNKMVNELIVDDLSPKLHPAMGRIL